The DNA window CACTGCTGAACTGGTAGGTCAGTTTCTTCTTGACTTTTTTTACCTCTCCTGTCTTGCCATAGTTGCGAAGGGCTCTGGCCATTTTCTGATAGGTCATCCTCTTCCGGTTGCCTTTCTGCATGCCCCAGCGGCTGGCCAAGTCCTCCTTGTGTTTGGAAGAGAACTGAAAagtacctctctctctgtccacccACCAAATGCAGTTTTTCATATCCCCATCTCTTAGCAGCTCCAAGAGGAACTGATAAAGGCGCAGTTTTCTTTTGTTGCCTGGAggacaaatattaaaatatgcttgtcgctcacacactctattaaggtttgtagacacccattACAAGTAGTGAACTCAGTGGCCATAGAGTAGTTAGACACAGATTTGTAATGCCTTTTAAATCTCCATGAGATACCCTGTCATTGCAGCATGTGAGCCTAAGGCCCCCAATAAAACCCCACAAAACTGAGAAGTGGAACTGTGAACTCTGCAGTGATTAACCTACATTTagtacttttgggatgagttggagctGTGGTTTTggtccagagctaatcatcatgcatcagcacctgacctgtCTCATGTTCTCGTGTgctgaatgtaatcaaatccTTGTCTAATCTTGtgtaatttcagaagaaactttGAATGTGCAGGTGAACAAACATTTGGGCAAAACAGCTAAAGACTTGAAATGTGAATTTCctaataatttaatttgttggttttaaattataaaatatgacTGCGTGTTTAAGTACAAATTTTCCACCCTGTCGTCATATTTTGTCAACCAAACTCTGTCTTAATCAAAGTCCTAAAAAACATAAACCACAAAATGCCATGAGTGAATGAGTCTGACAACTAGGGAGATTCTAGGGAGAATCCAGATTGGtcacacaacaaacagagctTTAAAAGCTGTGGAGAGGAATCATAATTTGGTGTTTTTTGATGTTGGTGGGGAAACTCTGGCTTTGTGCACTCTCTCGAATCTCTCATAAATTTCCAGTGTTATCTTTACATTATTAAAGATTACATTATTACTCGTATTGTCCATTGTTTTCAagctattgtttttgttcctgcACCAGAGAAGTAGCCTGACAGTAATTTGTTATATTGTCCAACACTAGGGCGGCACTgttgcacagcaggtagtgtcgccaTCACACCTGGAGGGTCCtcaaggttgtgggttcaattcccgcttcgggtgactgtctgtgaggagtttggtgtgttctccctgtgtctgtgtgggtttcctccgggtgctccggtttccacccacagtccaaaaacacacattggtaggtggattggtgactcaaaagtttccgtaggtgtgagtgtgtgtcgccctgtgaaggactgacgccccctccggggtgtgtacctgccttgcccccagtgattccgtgtgggctctggacccacagtgaccctgaggtggataagcagttacagccAACGAATAAATGGATGGATGTCTAACACTTTGCTGGTATACTGGCTATAATgttaaactgaactgaattcaCTTATTGTTATCCAAAGCCACAGAAATACTTTTAGTACCTTCCAGGAATAATAACGTTTATcatcattgtacactgaaatatggCTGACATCTCAGTGAAGTAAGATCATTTTAAGAAAATGTCCTTCCATTAATTTAATAGTTATGCACGAGACAATAAAATTCTTACATCATTTATATTGCCCATAAAATGGCACCCTTACTCAGCAGTAAATGGAAATAGAATGGGgagtaattacatatttatacgtacacacaaatacatacagaaTTAAGGCATAAAGTGTAGATGACACGAGGGGGACTTTAAAACATAGAACTCTCTACCAGAAGGTAGGCTGTACCCTGTCTAACATTACTTATTGTCTGGAGCTTAAAGGGCTGAAATGCTTTTTCTGCATACTCCTAGTGTTTACTCAGACCTGCTGAGGTCAGTTTAGACACACTAGGTCATTGTTCTAGAATGCCTTACAGTAAGCAGTTGCAGCTTTAGTCAGTGGTGACTCTgggtaaatttaaaaataactccCTAGTGACCTAAGTAATTTTTAATAGGAATTATTTTAGcaatatccagttcagggttgctgtgggtccagagcctacccggtatcacacaccctggagggggcaccagtgcttgacagggtgacacacacacacacactttcactcacacctatggacgcttttgagtcgccaatccacctaccaacgtgtgtttttggactgtgagaggacaccagggcacccagaggaaacccacgtggacactgggaaaacacaccagaCATATTCACAGACAGTCTTCCAGAgttggacttgaacccacaaccacaggtCCACTGTGCCGCCATTTTAGCAATAAAACATATCTGATACTGCTTCTTTGACATTTGTCAAAAGAAAAATCAATCATAAATGAGCATGCCAACTGAGGTCAAAATCACTGTGTAGGACTACGTTGTTGAAAAATGTTGCTATAGGCTCCAAATATTGCAGAcactactcttctgggaaggctttatatTAGATGTTGGAAGATTtatgtgagaatttgatggcattcaggcaCAACAGAATAAGTGAGATCTGATGCAGATATTTAAGAGTAGTTAAATATCCAAACCAAGCTGATCCAATGATCCACAGCCCAATTCCAGAGGGATTTATATCCCTTTAGCTGACACATATTTATGAGTatagtgaccttaggctcatgtactAACCCACACAATTGCACACTACTTAGTTCCACATTCATAACTAACCTGTTATGGAGCTGGAGGTGTTGGCATGATGGTCCTCGTGATCCTCCTCTCCCTCAGACACCTCAAATGGTGGGCTGCCACCTATGTCCTCTTCATCTGTGCTGCAGTTGACTGGAGTGGAACGTTGGTACATTTGGTGAGAGACGTAGGCAAACTGTGGACAAAACATCAGACACTTTGCTTCAGCAATCCAACTGTATAAATATTGAATCCTTTTAAATGAATTGGTGTAATATAATAACAACTATAATCATCTTTTTCACTGTATTGATGTGATAATATGTgataatacatatttatatattttgtattatataATTCAAGTAGCTTTCATAATAATACAGActgtgtgaggatttgatggcattcaagcCCCAAGagcattatacatttattttatgactTATATAACTCACATAACTATTAATTAGATCGGACGAATAGATTTTTTGTATTATCATGGGAACAACCTGTAAGCTATTTTTATTTAGGTTTCAGTTTTACATCTGATCTCTGtccattttctttttatcaagacaaaatactcagagaacacagtcctgGAAACCACAGGGttactttaaaatgaaagaGGAACTGTTTGCAAAAGCTATGGGTCAACAAAAAAGGGCAGAAGgatgtaacatttttaaattttgcatCAATGCAAGAACAAAGTCTCTCCTTTGCTTTAAAATCCTTTCGTTTTTCACTTACATTTTCAGTCCTCACTCTAATGTCTGGATTTCTCCTGCTGAATTCTTTTGTACCTAAATGAATGCAGTCTAATCCCTTTAGTGTCCCGTGGACTACTTGTCTAAAAGTATGAAAACAAcccttataaataaataaataaataaacatttttatttgtatttttttgtccTCTGGAGTTAACTTAACTgtggcaatacacacacacacacacacacacacacacacacacacatacacagtcggagcagtgggcagccatcctcTGCACAAAGGGAACAAGTAGGTGCACTTCACAggtggactgagggaggaagacagtgttttcttttcttcctgcTGGTGGTGGGGTTAGAGCCAGTGACCTTCCAGGCTGAAGTCTGCTTCTCTAATCATTAGCCACAGTTGCCCGAGTTGCCCCACATGAAATATCACCATGTTTAATGAAATGTTTAATGTTGTCATGCCCAATCCTATATGTCTCAGCTTGGAATGTgaagcagttttttttaatcctgaATTAATTATCAAACATCAGTACATCGCCTCACTGATGTTCCTGTTCTTGGATGCAAGAataattctcacagaaatgttccaatgtGTTGTTTATATCCTcttccagaagagcagaggctgtttCTATTGCAAAAAAGGGCCCTTCAAATCTCAAGAAATGTTAGCTGAGCAGGTGTCTGCAAATATTTCACAGTGACAATTTTTTTATCCTTAGCTTTAAAGCCATAAGCTacaataacaattataaaaataacatcaccaccactgtattTTAAGATGTTTGAATATGTCACTGTAAATATACAGGTTTGTATAATCTTAACATATCTACATATAACATCTGAGTGTGGGATTCTGTAACACATCTGCAGCCAACAtatgaattgtgtgtgtgtgtgtgtgtgtgtgtgtgtgtgtgtgtgtgtgtgtgtgtctaaccaAGCCACTGCAGTGGCCACAGTGCACAGTCAGGAAAAGACAGCATTGGGCAATCAGTCTGTAGTGTTTCTGAATGTCTGCAGTGTATGTGTCTCTTCACAAAAGGCTCTGTGTCACATCCTGCTCTCGGCTCATctctacacacactctccacactcctCTCTGTGATTTATCAACATcacacaccaacatacacacacatctttaTAAAACTAGCATAATACCCCTGGGCCCCATgccctgccacacacacacacacacacacacacacacacacacacacacacacacacacacacacacacacactacactgcaGTGCATTAATAATGATGCAAGCAAAATAACATATTAAATCACAAGTATCAATGAAGCTGTGGTGTACTctgctcacacaaacacacccctctCACACTAGAGAACAAAAAAGCTAATCATAAACAGGCAAGcctaaaattaataataaatgtgcCAAATTTTGATACagagtgaatatttatttttgacttttacatttattctgGCTGTAAATTACATAAGCAAATTACAAAAGACGGAAAGATTTTGTAGTTGTAACagagataaatgtaaaaataaaatctgtgaaAAATTCCTGTGTACATtccatatatttattattattattattattattattattattattatattattattattattattattattattattattatacattcattcattaattatctgtaacccttatccagttcagttcagggtcactggaaaaaaaaaacgtatttaCCATTAGAGCAATACAAATGTTTATACAGTTAATAACAAGCTTTCTGCAAGCTTTTCTCCACTAGGATTGTGGTCCACTCTTCTTTTGCAGTGATCTCCGTGGCTTTGGGGTTAGAAGGCTTTCTTAAACTCAGTCTTAAGTTCCCTCCACAGTTTCTAGATGGGTTTCTGGTCTGGACTCTGGTGTCTGGACTCTGGTGGGTCTTCTCCAAAATGTTGATACTGTTTTCTGTGATCATTTCTTGATCaccttggcttttttttttttactttgacaACGTTGTCTGGCCTGTTGGCTTGAAAATCCCTGCTTGATGATGGGGATGGTGTGCTTTGGGCTGAATGCTCGTCCTTTCTTTCACCAAACAAAAGCCACGGTCAcccaatatttatttatctggGTGAATTCTGTGTACCTCTCTGGGAGAAGTGAAGTTCAGGCTCTGTGGTGGCAAGCATTGGTTCTCTCCACGGAAGTTTTAACCATGGCTTGCAATTTCCTGGTAACTGACTACAGAACTGCTGTATGAGCTGTTCTCCACCACTAGCTGATTAGAATGCTCTGTGTGGTACCTCAAATACCTCAAATATGTGGAATGGCATAGAAATATGGGATTTCTGGGATCATTTCAAGAAGTGTGAATAACTTTAGATTCTGAACTACAAGTAAAAGAACACCCTGAGTGTACTGACCTGAGAAGGAACCACAGGCAGAAGAGGTCCCAATCCTGACTCCAGGGTGTGGTGATAGGTCTCCAGATCACCATAGGGAGCAGGGTGCAGTTCTGTTAAATGTACACTCAGAGGGACATCCAGCTCACTTGGGTGAGTATGGACAGCAGTGTGGTAGTCCCAGCCCCcttctttagaaaaaaaaaatagagagagaataagTGAGAGAGGTGAGAAAAAGAGACTCTTTACAGTGGTAAACAGAGTGCAAATTCTCCAGCACTGAATTCACTGCTACAGTGTTCATTTATGTCCAGCTGGACCCTAGACCTGTATGTGGTCCTTCAACACTAgggactttctgtgaggagacGTTTAACttctgaatatatttataatcaGTCTCAGGCATTCACAGCACAACAATACAAGAAACAAATCCACACCACatagaaaaattaataattaaaaacaacaacattaaataACTAGAGGGTGAAAGTTCAAGAACGTCTGTGAATTTAGCTTGTCACGTATTGCTAGTATCGTTGCCACATTAGCTTATATACTGCTTAATGGCTATGACTTCAAATTTATAGAACAATATATCCAAAACTACCTTTAAAATACCACCAGCTTAAAGAGACTGCCAATATACTTTGACTGACACCTTACTAAAAATTCAACTTTTAAAAAATCCCCATTTAAATTAGACTTAAATACCTTAAATCTTAAATCCTTTTAAACCTTTAATACTTTtaaaccttaaataaataaccacTTCAAATTACCcttaaatctttaaaaagaCCGCCATTATTTTGATTGccaccttttaaaaaaaattcaccttaagaaacccacaattttATTAACATGTACACATTATTtggatttccaccttaaagatgaCCATTAAAATCTTAGAGACTGGCTGTATTTCTGTGTTCCTCACACCCCTccccctcactctcactctctcctcctccccctccctttctctctctcacatacgcacacacacacacacacagaggaaggaCTCAGAGATTCACAATTCAAAGAATTCCTACGGGGGTACTCCACCCatacaaatgcttatagctcaaaATTTTTCCTGTTCATTTTTTAACCAAACATACTGTAGTAACAAGGGCACTCTGGGGATCGATCTGGTGTAAAGATTTTGCAGTTTGAGCCATAACTGATCGTGTCATGACGAGTTAATCACAGAACAAATTCTTGAAACTGAGACACTCtcaaatacattgaactctatggaagccaaaaccctccctagtgccgaacaaaaattcataactcaaaaactgtattttcaaaGGATCTCAAATGTACAAATGATAAAAAGATGACATTTCACTaccaattaaaatttaaatgaaatctctaggtgaaagtataagggaGTTATGGGGAaattttggctgaaaagtgaaaaaagacTTTCTGTGCAGAGGAGCTAGAGTGCGATGACATCACCCACTCTAGTCATCCCCCATTCAAGTGAAGGAGGTATTAAACAGGTCTGATTATCGATGTGATGGGTCTCGGTGTGCCCTAGTCTGACTGTTTGAAATCTCGTGGCTGTAGCTTAAAAATTGACAGTGTTAGAGCAGGTGGAAATTTTGgccaatgcattcctatgggaaaaaATTCCCAATTTGGAAACTCGTATTCCAAAATGCGTGAGTCAGATCGGtccaaaaagcacaagcaacCTGCATTGGCATAGGATCTATGAACGTATGAAGTTATGTGGCTGTAGCATGAAAAACCTAGGAGGATTAATGTTGATAAAATCACGAAgagaataataaaaagaaaagataaGATTTTTTGAAATCTTATCTTTGAAAAGCCAAATTAATCAATTCAACTATGTATAAAAATGTTAAGGCATATTGAGACTGCTCATTACAGTTAAATAGGATGCAAAATGTCACAGTGACAGAAGCTGTTACTAGATTAGTAGTTTAGCGATGACCAATTATTCTGGCTATTTGTGTACACAAAATCTGTGCACTAAGGAATATATATAATGTCCGGTAAAAATagctattatattatattatattatattatattatattatttctcAGAAATATGTTCTGAAAAATATCTTTAACCTGTTGTTTtttactgaaaatgaaaaagaactgactgcacagtaatgtattagtacCAACTTTGTCTACTCAGTAGTGATTGTATAGTATATTTATGCACTGTAATACATTtcttaatgtggaaatacaCTG is part of the Hoplias malabaricus isolate fHopMal1 chromosome 4, fHopMal1.hap1, whole genome shotgun sequence genome and encodes:
- the spi1a gene encoding transcription factor PU.1a, producing the protein MDGCVISPCSEEMVPYDQACRQLYDFYSYQPSDPDGHFEGGWDYHTAVHTHPSELDVPLSVHLTELHPAPYGDLETYHHTLESGLGPLLPVVPSQFAYVSHQMYQRSTPVNCSTDEEDIGGSPPFEVSEGEEDHEDHHANTSSSITGNKRKLRLYQFLLELLRDGDMKNCIWWVDRERGTFQFSSKHKEDLASRWGMQKGNRKRMTYQKMARALRNYGKTGEVKKVKKKLTYQFSSEVLRRMSAERKFH